In the genome of Mycteria americana isolate JAX WOST 10 ecotype Jacksonville Zoo and Gardens chromosome 7, USCA_MyAme_1.0, whole genome shotgun sequence, one region contains:
- the HDLBP gene encoding vigilin has protein sequence MSSVAVLTQESFAEHRSGLAQQQVKVTALNSEEENDPPTYKEAFPPLPEKAPCLEAAQEPAGPWSKIRPIKASVITQVFHVPLEERKYKDMNQFGEGEQAKICLDIMQKTGAHLELSLAKDQGLSIMVSGKLEAVMKARKEIVARLQTQASATVAIPKEHHRFVIGKNGEKLQDLELKTATKIQIPRPDDPSNQIKITGTKEGIEKARHEILLISAEQDKRAVERLDVEKVYHPFIAGPYNKLVSELMQDTGTRINIPPPSVNKTEIVFTGEKEQLAQAVARVKKIYEEKKKKTTTIAVEVKKSQHKYVIGPKGNSLQEILEKTGVSVEIPPTDSSSETVILRGEPEKLGQALTEVYAKANSFTVSSVSAPSWLHRFIIGKKGQNLAKITQQMPKVHIEFTEGEDKITLEGPTEDVNVAQEQIEVMVKDLINRMDYAEINVDHKFHRHLIGKNGANINRIKDLYKVSVRIPPDNEKSNLIRIEGDPQGVQQAKKELLELASRMENERTKDLIIEQKFHRTIIGQKGERIREIREKFPEVIINFPDPAHKSDIVQLRGPKNEVEKCTKYMQKMVADLVENSFSISVPIFKQFHKNIIGKGGANIKKIREESNTKIDLPAENSNSETIVITGKRANCEAARHRILAIQKELANITEVEVSIPSKLHNSLIGAKGRFIRSIMEECGGVHIHFPTEGSGSDTVTIRGPAQDVEKAKKQLLHLAEEKQTKSYTVDLRAKPEYHKFLIGKGGGNIRKVRDNTGARIIFPTSEDKDQELITIMGTEEAVKEAQKELEALIKNLDNVVEDSMVVDPKHHRHFVIRRGQVLREIADEYGGVMVSFPRSGTQSDKVTLKGAKDCVEAAKKRIQEIIEDLEAQVTIECTIPQKFHRSIMGPKGSRIQQITRDYGVQIKFPDREENPAPVAEPAVQENGEEGGEGKDGKDADPSSPKKCDIIIISGRREKCEAAKEALQALVPVTIEVEVPFDLHRYIIGQKGSGIRKMMDEFEVNIQVPGPELQSHIITITGLATNLDRAKAGLLERVKELQAEQEDRALRSFKLTVTVDPKYHPKIIGRKGAVITQIRTEHEVNIQFPDKDDESQAQDQITITGYEKNAEAARDAIMKIVGELEQMVSEDVTLDHRVHARIIGARGKAIRKIMDEFKVDIRFPQSGAPDPNCVTVTGLPENVEEAIDHILNLEEEYLADVVDNEAMQVYMKPSSHEESKAPSKGFVVRDAPWATVNNEKAPDMSSSEDFPSFGAQVAPKTLPWGPKR, from the exons ATGAGCTCCGTGGCAGTTTTGACCCAGGAGAGCTTCGCTGAACACCGCAGCGGCCTGGCTCAGCAGCAGGTGAAAG TTACAGCTTTAAACTCTGAAGAAGAGAATGATCCTCCAACCTACAAGGAAGCCTTCCCTCCGCTCCCTGAGAAAGCACCATGTTTGGAAGCTGCCCAGGAACCTGCTGGGCCCTGGAGTAAAATCCGACCAATAAAGGCTTCTGTCATCACTCAG GTGTTTCATGTGCCACTGGAGGAGAGGAAATACAAGGACATGAATCAGTTTGGAGAAGGCGAGCAGGCCAAGATCTGCCTTGACATCATGCAGAAGACAGGAGCTCACCTGGAGCTGTCTCTCGCAAAGGACCAGGGCCTTTCGATCATGGTCTCTGGCAAGCTGGAAGCAGTCATGAAGGCTCGGAAGGAGATTGTCGCTCGGCTGCAGACTCAG GCTTCAGCGACAGTTGCCATCCCCAAGGAGCACCACCGTTTTGTCATTGGAAAGAATGGCGAGAAGCTGCAGGACCTGGAGCTCAAAACTGCAACCAAAATCCAGATCCCCCGCCCGGATGACCCCAGCAACCAGATCAAGATCACCGGCACTAAAGAAGGGATTGAGAAGGCCCGACATGAGATCCTGCTTATCTCTGCTGAGCAG GATAAGCGTGCTGTGGAGCGGCTGGATGTGGAGAAAGTGTACCACCCCTTCATTGCTGGCCCTTACAACAAGCTGGTGAGCGAGCTCATGCAGGACACAGGGACACGCATCAACATTCCTCCACCCAGCGTCAACAAGACAGAGATAGTCTTCACAGGAGAAAAGGAGCAGCTAGCCCAGGCCGTGGCTCGTGTTAAGAAGATCTATGAGGAGAAG aaaaagaagactACTACCATTGCAGTGGAGGTGAAGAAGTCCCAGCACAAGTATGTCATTGGCCCCAAGGGGAATTCCCTGCAGGAGATCTTGGAGAAAACTGGAGTCTCTGTCGAGATCCCACCCACTGACAGTAGCTCGGAGACGGTGATACTGCGAGGCGAGCCTGAAAAGCTTGGGCAAGCATTGACTGAAGTCTATGCAAAG gCCAACAGTTTTACCGTCTCCTCAGTCTCTGCCCCCTCTTGGCTTCATCGTTTCATTAttggaaagaaaggacaaaaccTGGCCAAAATAACTCAGCAGATGCCAAAG GTTCACATCGAATTCACTGAAGGAGAGGATAAAATCACTTTGGAAGGACCTACAGAAGATGTGAATGTGGCTCAGGAACAGATTGAAGTCATGGTCAAGGATCTG ATCAACCGGATGGATTATGCCGAAATCAACGTTGACCACAAATTCCACCGACACCTCATTGGCAAGAATGGAGCTAACA TTAACAGGATTAAGGACCTCTACAAGGTGTCTGTGCGCATTCCCCCGGACAATGAGAAGAGCAACCTGATCAGAATTGAAGGAGACCCACAGGGGGTCCAACAGGCCAAGAAAGAGCTACTGGAACTCGCATCCCGTATG GAAAATGAACGCACCAAGGACCTAATCATTGAGCAGAAATTCCACCGGACCATCATTGGGCAGAAGGGCGAGCGGATCCGGGAAATCCGGGAGAAATTCCCAGAG GTTATCATCAACTTCCCAGACCCTGCACACAAGAGTGACATCGTCCAACTTAGAGGTCCCAAAAATGAGGTGGAGAAGTGCACCAAGTACATGCAAAAGATGGTGGCAGACCTG gttgaaaacagcttttctatttctgtcccCATCTTCAAACAATTCCACAAGAACATCATAGGTAAAGGAGGTGCCAACATCAAGAAG ATCCGTGAAGAAAGCAACACCAAAATTGATCTCCCAGCAGAGAACAGCAACTCGGAGACAATTGTTATCACAGGCAAGAGAGCAAACTGTGAGGCTGCTCGCCACAGAATTCTTGCCATCCAGAAGGAACTG GCCAACATCACAGAGGTGGAGGTCTCTATTCCTTCCAAACTGCACAATTCCCTTATTGGCGCCAAAGGCCGCTTCATCCGCTCCATCATGGAGGAGTGTGGTGGAGTCCACATCCACTTCCCCACCGAGGGCTCTGGCAGTGACACGGTGACCATCAGGGGCCCAGCCCAGGATGTGGAGAAAGCGAAGAAACAGCTGCTGCACCTGGCAGAGGAGAAG CAAACAAAGAGTTACACCGTGGACCTCCGTGCAAAGCCAGAGTACCACAAATTCCTTATTGGTAAGGGTGGTGGCAACATCCGTAAGGTGCGTGACAACACTGGGGCCCGCATCATCTTCCCAACCTCTGAGGACAAAGATCAGGAGCTGATTACTATCATGGGAACTGAGGAGGCTGTCAAAGAGGCGCAGAAGGAGTTGGAGGCCCTCATCAAGAACTTG GATAACGTGGTTGAAGACTCCATGGTGGTTGACCCCAAGCACCACCGCCACTTTGTCATCCGGAGAGGGCAAGTTCTGCGTGAGATCGCAGATGAGTATGGTGGTGTGATGGTCAGTTTCCCGCGCTCTGGCACCCAGAGCGACAAAGTCACCCTCAAGGGAGCCAAGGACTGTGTGGAGGCAGCCAAGAAACGCATCCAGGAGATCATCGAGGACCTG GAAGCTCAAGTGACAATCGAATGCACCATTCCACAAAAGTTCCACCGCTCCATTATGGGCCCCAAAGGATCCCGGATCCAGCAGATCACCCGGGACTATGGTGTCCAGATCAAATTCCCTGACAGGGAGGAAAACCCAG CCCCTGTTGCAGAGCCAGCTGTGCAGGAGAATGGTGAGGAAGGTGGGGAGGGCAAGGACGGGAAGGATGCAGATCCCAGCTCTCCAAAGAAGTGCGATATCATCATCATCTCTGGCCGCAGGGAGAAGTGCGAGGCAGCAAAGGAGGCGCTGCAG gcTCTGGTTCCTGTCACCATTGAGGTGGAAGTTCCCTTTGATCTTCACCGTTACATCATTGGCCAGAAAGGAAGTGGGATCCGCAAAATGATGGATGAGTTTGAA GTGAACATCCAGGTCCCTGGTCCTGAGCTGCAGTCACATATCATCACCATCACTGGGCTGGCTACTAACCTGGACCGTGCCAAGGCTGGGCTGCTGGAAAGAGTGAAGGAGCTGCAGGCTGAACAAGAGGATCGG GCCTTGCGAAGCTTCAAGCTGACAGTCACTGTGGATCCCAAGTATCACCCTAAAATCATTGGGCGGAAGGGAGCAGTGATCACCCAGATACGCACAGAGCATGAGGTCAACATCCAGTTCCCCGACAAGGATGATGAAAGCCAG GCCCAAGACCAGATCACCATCACTGGCTATGAGAAGAATGCTGAGGCTGCCCGGGATGCCATCATGAAGATTGTTGGTGAGCTGGAGCAGATGGTCTCTGAGGATGTGACTCTGGACCATCGTGTTCACGCACGCATCATTGGTGCACGTGGTAAAGCCATCCGCAAAATCATGGATGAGTTCAAG GTGGATATTCGCTTTCCTCAGAGTGGAGCTCCTGACCCTAACTGTGTGACTGTGACAGGACTCCCTGAGAACGTGGAAGAAGCTATCGATCACATCCTGAACTTGGAGGAGGAATAT